The proteins below come from a single Halostagnicola larsenii XH-48 genomic window:
- the btuC gene encoding vitamin B12 ABC transporter permease BtuC: MKRSVRTVLWSAGLSCLLVAAVVVSAGLGSVWIEPPTVAMAILNAIAVPTGLAMETGSIPLIGWTIPVPGLEYTNVFSFDIATTHQVIVETLRLPRIALAATVGFALAAAGTVMQGFFRNPLADPSIIGVSSGAAAGAVAAIAFPTLIPFGGLHLAAFVGALGTAFLVYAIATDGGRTPVATLLLAGVAVQAFLGAAISYMLVYSGDDLREATIWMMGHLQNSSWGDVAFALPISLIGVLVLGGFTREMNVLLLGEEDAQHLGVNVERTKLLLLALASIVTAAGVAVAGVIGFVGLVVPHIMRLLVGPDHRILLPTSALAGASFLVATDTIARLDSVSLPLGIEFGMPVVPVGIVTAALGAPFFLFLLTRREVHSV; the protein is encoded by the coding sequence ATGAAGCGATCGGTCCGAACCGTTCTCTGGTCGGCCGGCCTGAGTTGCCTCCTCGTCGCTGCCGTCGTCGTCAGCGCCGGACTCGGATCGGTCTGGATCGAACCACCGACCGTCGCGATGGCGATTCTCAACGCCATTGCCGTGCCGACTGGACTCGCGATGGAGACCGGTTCGATTCCGCTGATCGGCTGGACGATCCCAGTTCCGGGCCTCGAGTACACGAACGTCTTTTCGTTCGACATCGCCACGACGCATCAGGTCATCGTCGAAACGTTGCGACTGCCCCGGATCGCACTCGCGGCGACGGTCGGATTCGCGCTGGCGGCCGCTGGAACCGTGATGCAGGGGTTCTTTCGGAACCCGCTTGCCGATCCCTCCATAATCGGCGTCTCCTCGGGAGCGGCCGCCGGTGCCGTCGCGGCGATAGCGTTTCCCACGCTGATTCCCTTCGGGGGGCTCCACCTCGCGGCGTTCGTCGGCGCGCTCGGAACCGCCTTTCTGGTCTACGCGATCGCGACCGACGGCGGGAGAACTCCCGTCGCGACGTTGCTCCTCGCGGGCGTCGCCGTGCAGGCGTTTCTCGGCGCGGCCATCTCCTACATGCTCGTCTACAGCGGCGACGACCTCAGAGAAGCGACCATCTGGATGATGGGGCACCTCCAGAACAGTTCCTGGGGCGACGTTGCGTTCGCCCTGCCGATCTCGCTGATCGGCGTCCTCGTCCTCGGCGGCTTCACTCGAGAGATGAACGTCCTCTTGCTCGGCGAAGAGGACGCACAGCACCTCGGCGTCAACGTGGAGCGAACGAAGTTGCTCTTGCTCGCGCTCGCGAGTATCGTCACGGCCGCGGGGGTGGCGGTCGCGGGCGTCATCGGCTTCGTCGGATTGGTCGTCCCGCACATCATGCGGCTGCTCGTCGGCCCCGATCACCGGATTTTGCTCCCGACGAGCGCGCTCGCCGGTGCCTCCTTTCTCGTCGCGACCGATACGATCGCCCGGCTCGATTCGGTGTCGTTGCCGCTCGGGATCGAGTTCGGGATGCCCGTCGTTCCCGTCGGCATCGTTACCGCGGCGCTGGGCGCGCCGTTTTTCCTGTTCTTGCTCACCCGACGAGAGGTGCATTCGGTATGA
- the srp19 gene encoding signal recognition particle subunit SRP19 has protein sequence MVENVIWPAYLDATCSRADGRRVPEDLAVDEPTVDEIAKAVQQIGYDAIVERDKSYSRAPWDERGRVVVRGAEDSTKNDLVQAVAAYVVAMRE, from the coding sequence ATGGTCGAAAACGTCATCTGGCCCGCCTATCTCGATGCGACCTGTTCCCGGGCCGACGGACGCCGCGTCCCCGAGGATCTCGCCGTCGACGAACCGACTGTCGACGAAATCGCGAAGGCTGTCCAGCAGATCGGCTACGACGCTATCGTCGAGCGCGATAAGTCTTACTCGAGAGCGCCCTGGGACGAGCGGGGTCGGGTCGTCGTCCGCGGTGCGGAGGACTCGACGAAGAACGATCTGGTGCAGGCCGTGGCGGCCTACGTCGTCGCCATGCGCGAGTGA
- a CDS encoding heme ABC transporter ATP-binding protein: MNESENATSGAIAVENVGISFGDVRVLEDVSVTIEPGEFVGLVGPNGAGKTTLLRAISGALEPEKGRITIDDVAVHDVSARASSRLVSVVPQDTSLSFSFPVRDVVEMGRYPHRSRFSPPTQADRDAVEQALERTRTEELADRPIDEISGGQRQRVVLARAIAQETPALLLDEPTGSLDINHQIETLELVRELVESGQAVCAAIHDLNLAARYCDRLVMLADGGVRRTGPPEDVLTAETLSDVFDSNAAVTENPVTGTGTVTALPAAELSGRDDNDDCETASTAPTIPDRVHVLGSGSAATGVLARLYNAGVRTSLGPVPSSDIAAETARRLEIERIEAAPFDSLSERDIEAFEAAVTASDAVVLADVTVSSGNQLVLEELPAGTPLVVVETRPFEERHFAGDEARQLYEKCCSRAREADSSGVSEDLVGVLEDSEGVLEAVSRAVAERDEAIDADQKDTAPSDSTTGTARTN; the protein is encoded by the coding sequence ATGAACGAGAGTGAAAACGCGACTTCCGGCGCGATCGCCGTCGAAAACGTCGGGATCTCGTTCGGCGATGTCCGCGTCCTCGAGGACGTATCGGTCACCATCGAGCCGGGTGAGTTCGTCGGGCTCGTCGGCCCGAACGGGGCCGGGAAGACGACGCTGCTGCGTGCGATCAGCGGCGCACTCGAGCCCGAGAAGGGACGAATCACGATCGATGACGTGGCCGTTCACGACGTGTCGGCACGCGCCTCGAGCCGGCTCGTCTCGGTCGTTCCGCAGGATACGAGCCTCTCGTTTTCGTTTCCCGTTCGAGACGTCGTCGAAATGGGGCGGTATCCGCATCGGTCGCGGTTCTCGCCGCCGACGCAGGCGGATCGGGACGCGGTCGAGCAGGCCCTCGAGCGAACCCGTACCGAGGAGCTCGCGGACCGGCCGATCGACGAGATAAGCGGCGGACAGCGCCAGCGGGTCGTCCTCGCCAGAGCCATCGCACAGGAAACGCCAGCGCTCTTGCTCGACGAACCGACGGGGAGTCTGGACATCAATCATCAGATCGAGACCCTCGAGTTGGTCCGGGAGCTGGTCGAGAGCGGCCAAGCGGTCTGTGCAGCCATCCACGACCTGAATCTGGCGGCGCGGTACTGTGACAGGCTGGTGATGCTCGCCGACGGCGGCGTTCGGCGAACGGGACCGCCCGAGGACGTGCTAACCGCGGAAACGCTCTCGGACGTGTTCGATTCGAACGCAGCCGTTACCGAAAACCCAGTTACTGGAACGGGGACGGTCACCGCGCTACCGGCCGCCGAACTTTCGGGCCGCGATGACAACGACGATTGCGAAACGGCGAGTACCGCACCTACGATACCCGATCGCGTCCACGTCCTCGGCTCCGGATCGGCGGCGACCGGCGTGCTCGCGCGATTGTATAACGCGGGCGTTCGAACCTCACTCGGACCGGTTCCGAGCAGCGATATCGCCGCGGAAACCGCTCGCCGACTCGAGATTGAGCGAATCGAAGCGGCGCCGTTCGATTCGCTCTCCGAGCGAGACATCGAGGCGTTCGAGGCGGCTGTGACGGCGAGCGACGCGGTGGTCCTCGCCGACGTCACGGTGAGTTCGGGGAACCAACTCGTTCTCGAGGAACTGCCAGCCGGGACACCCCTCGTCGTCGTCGAGACGCGGCCGTTCGAGGAGCGACACTTCGCCGGCGATGAGGCTCGACAGTTGTATGAAAAGTGCTGTTCGCGCGCACGCGAGGCAGATTCTTCGGGTGTGTCCGAGGACTTGGTAGGCGTGCTCGAGGATTCGGAAGGGGTCCTCGAGGCGGTTTCGCGGGCGGTTGCGGAACGGGACGAGGCGATCGACGCCGACCAGAAAGATACCGCTCCATCGGACTCGACGACCGGAACGGCCCGGACGAACTGA
- the cysS gene encoding cysteine--tRNA ligase, translating to MTLNVTNTLTGEVEPFEPRDPENVLLYYCGLTVSDPPHLGHARSWVHVDVMHRWLEHLGYDVRHVENFTDVNEKIVARVGENDLGDSESEVARTYIDRTIEDMRSLNLLRAEVYPRVSEHVPEIIDLVETLVEKGYAYESNGSVYFDVTQFEEYGKLSNQDLDEIESQGEPDERSEKRHPADFALWKDGGVDPDAVEEHRHEGVSGDPPAGLTWDSPWGEGRPGWHIECSAMSMTHLGETLDIHVGGRDLVFPHHENEIAQSEAATDARFANYWLHCELFQMDDEKMSSSLGNFVTVGEAVDAWGTNALRTFLTAGSYNSKQLYSDETIAEARERWDRLERAYDAAIEAVDSPDAATKAHDETLRTAIDDARDAFEAAMNDDFNTREAQSALLEVATAINRHLDSAVGDGSDDGYDYAGLRRAVETLEEYGRILGLSFDGQTTGSAALAGDVVELVLDVRAEERERGNYERADELRDELEALGVEVQDTDDGATYRLETDE from the coding sequence ATGACCCTAAACGTGACGAACACGTTGACGGGCGAGGTCGAGCCGTTCGAGCCACGGGATCCCGAGAACGTGCTTCTCTACTACTGTGGCCTGACGGTTTCGGATCCGCCCCACCTCGGGCACGCGCGCTCGTGGGTCCACGTGGACGTGATGCATCGCTGGCTCGAGCACCTCGGCTACGACGTTCGTCACGTCGAGAACTTCACCGACGTCAACGAGAAGATCGTCGCGCGCGTGGGCGAGAACGACCTCGGCGACAGCGAATCGGAAGTCGCCCGGACGTATATCGATCGAACGATTGAGGACATGCGATCCTTGAATCTCCTGCGGGCGGAAGTCTACCCGAGAGTCTCCGAGCACGTCCCCGAAATCATCGATCTGGTCGAAACGCTGGTCGAGAAGGGGTACGCCTACGAGTCGAACGGGTCGGTCTATTTCGACGTGACGCAGTTCGAGGAGTACGGCAAACTCTCGAATCAAGATCTCGACGAAATCGAATCGCAGGGCGAACCCGACGAGCGCAGTGAGAAACGGCACCCGGCGGATTTCGCGCTCTGGAAGGACGGTGGCGTCGATCCGGACGCGGTCGAGGAACACCGCCACGAGGGCGTCTCCGGCGACCCACCGGCGGGGCTGACCTGGGACTCGCCGTGGGGAGAGGGACGTCCCGGCTGGCACATCGAGTGCTCGGCGATGAGCATGACCCACCTGGGCGAAACGCTCGATATCCACGTCGGCGGACGGGACCTCGTCTTTCCCCACCACGAGAACGAAATCGCCCAGTCCGAGGCGGCGACCGACGCCCGGTTCGCAAACTACTGGCTCCACTGTGAGTTGTTCCAGATGGACGACGAGAAGATGTCCTCGAGCCTCGGCAACTTCGTCACGGTCGGCGAAGCGGTCGACGCCTGGGGAACGAACGCGCTCCGAACCTTCCTCACCGCCGGCTCGTACAACAGCAAACAGCTCTACTCCGACGAGACGATCGCCGAAGCCAGAGAGCGCTGGGACCGACTCGAGCGAGCCTACGACGCCGCCATCGAGGCCGTCGATTCGCCGGATGCGGCGACGAAAGCACACGACGAGACGCTGCGAACCGCTATCGACGACGCTCGAGACGCCTTCGAAGCGGCGATGAACGACGACTTCAACACCCGCGAGGCGCAGTCGGCGCTGCTCGAGGTCGCGACGGCGATCAATCGCCACCTAGATTCGGCTGTTGGTGACGGGAGCGACGACGGCTACGACTACGCCGGGCTTCGCCGCGCGGTCGAAACGCTCGAGGAGTACGGCAGGATCCTCGGGCTTTCGTTCGACGGCCAGACGACCGGATCGGCGGCGCTGGCCGGCGACGTCGTCGAACTCGTCCTCGACGTTCGAGCGGAAGAACGCGAGCGCGGGAACTACGAGCGCGCAGACGAGTTGCGGGACGAACTCGAGGCGCTCGGCGTCGAGGTTCAAGACACCGATGACGGCGCGACTTATCGGCTCGAAACCGACGAATAA
- a CDS encoding PH domain-containing protein, producing MNRLHPLAAVTQGFQRALAGLFLATTAITLLTTLLEFGSTSWMIVAAPVGFVLGGLYGVVYYFRYEYEVTETTFDVSSGVFSRRSREIPYRRIQNVDVRIGVVQRLLGLAVVSIETAGGGQTEAMLNFVSEDEATRLQHDIRRRTARATDSRSSASESDREHARAMDDEPEATGDPDSSDRRGPSDDDQPRSDERTPQTPPGAQPDYAQQDGYTQHADDTQSLFDLEARELLLYSFTSFRPALGAALLFFVFIAIDPVINHLVTVAQPVGGPTDLETGTVGNYGVLTIVSALYGIAITYLVSVAYTFGAYYGFNLSRAGRDFVYERGLLQRYSGSIPSEKIQSVTVTDNPLQRLIDYAGMWIETAGYGPESGSGSQSAVPLAEKDRVYEFTERLTGAETPQFQNPPTLARRRYLARYSIIAGVFVAAVFGVSLVASLEQWYLAAIVFVCVPPAAHLRYVNIQYFVGEDHLVIRRGFWRRRTTVIPYYRVQTISTHRSVFQRRLGLASVVVDTASSSSFSMAAPTIYDLELEDARAVTETSRKRLQRSLRERASEDDLGLTVDFT from the coding sequence ATGAATCGTCTCCACCCACTCGCCGCGGTCACGCAAGGGTTCCAGCGAGCCCTGGCTGGTCTCTTTCTCGCCACGACAGCCATCACCCTGCTGACAACCCTTCTCGAGTTCGGATCGACCTCGTGGATGATCGTGGCCGCTCCGGTCGGATTCGTGCTGGGAGGTCTCTACGGCGTCGTCTATTACTTCCGCTACGAGTACGAGGTCACCGAGACGACGTTCGACGTGTCCTCGGGCGTTTTCTCGAGGCGTTCGCGTGAAATCCCCTATCGGCGCATCCAGAACGTCGACGTGCGGATCGGCGTCGTCCAACGACTGCTCGGCCTAGCCGTCGTCTCCATCGAAACCGCGGGCGGCGGACAGACGGAAGCGATGTTGAACTTCGTCAGCGAGGACGAGGCCACTCGCCTCCAGCATGATATCCGCCGCCGGACCGCTCGAGCGACGGACTCCCGTTCGAGTGCTTCTGAGAGCGACCGTGAACACGCTCGGGCGATGGATGACGAACCCGAGGCGACAGGCGATCCAGACTCGAGCGATCGCCGCGGACCCAGCGACGACGATCAGCCCCGTTCCGACGAGCGCACACCGCAAACTCCTCCCGGGGCACAACCCGATTATGCTCAACAGGATGGATATACACAGCACGCCGACGATACGCAGTCGCTGTTCGATCTCGAGGCCCGAGAGCTGTTGTTGTACTCGTTTACGTCGTTCCGGCCCGCACTCGGTGCGGCGCTGTTGTTTTTCGTCTTCATCGCGATCGATCCCGTGATCAACCATCTGGTGACTGTTGCCCAACCCGTCGGCGGCCCGACGGACCTCGAAACGGGGACCGTCGGAAACTACGGCGTCCTGACGATCGTTTCCGCTCTCTACGGTATCGCCATCACGTACCTGGTGAGCGTCGCCTACACCTTCGGCGCGTACTACGGATTCAACCTCAGCCGGGCCGGACGCGATTTCGTCTACGAACGGGGATTGCTCCAGCGATACAGTGGCTCGATCCCCTCGGAGAAGATCCAGTCGGTCACGGTGACCGACAACCCGCTCCAGCGGCTGATCGACTACGCAGGGATGTGGATCGAAACCGCCGGTTACGGTCCTGAAAGCGGGAGTGGGAGCCAATCTGCCGTTCCACTGGCAGAGAAAGACCGCGTCTACGAGTTCACCGAGCGACTGACCGGGGCCGAAACCCCGCAGTTTCAAAACCCGCCGACGCTCGCACGAAGACGCTATCTCGCGCGGTACTCGATCATCGCTGGCGTCTTCGTCGCCGCCGTGTTCGGCGTGTCGCTCGTGGCGTCGCTCGAGCAGTGGTACCTCGCCGCGATCGTTTTCGTCTGCGTTCCGCCCGCGGCGCACCTGCGCTACGTCAACATCCAGTACTTCGTCGGCGAGGACCACCTCGTGATTCGACGCGGCTTCTGGCGGCGTCGCACCACCGTTATTCCGTACTATCGAGTGCAGACGATCTCGACGCACCGATCGGTCTTTCAGCGACGGCTCGGACTGGCCTCGGTCGTCGTCGATACCGCGAGTTCGAGTTCGTTCTCCATGGCGGCCCCGACGATCTACGATCTGGAACTCGAGGACGCTCGAGCGGTTACCGAAACCAGTCGAAAACGGCTCCAGCGATCGCTGCGTGAACGCGCGAGCGAGGACGACCTTGGACTCACCGTCGATTTCACCTGA
- a CDS encoding H/ACA ribonucleoprotein complex subunit GAR1 — MQRVGQVVRISQGLVILKSDAESSGATGDRDDVDDAIGTMVLDDSLSNVGRVVDVFGPVDRPYYAVTTDDGVHQPSLVGTTLYAR; from the coding sequence ATGCAGCGAGTTGGCCAGGTCGTCCGAATCTCGCAGGGACTCGTTATCCTCAAATCGGACGCCGAATCGTCGGGTGCGACGGGAGACCGCGACGACGTCGACGACGCGATCGGCACGATGGTACTCGACGATAGCCTGTCGAACGTCGGTCGCGTCGTCGACGTGTTCGGTCCCGTCGACCGGCCGTATTACGCGGTGACAACTGACGACGGCGTCCACCAGCCGTCGCTGGTCGGAACCACGCTCTACGCGCGGTAA
- a CDS encoding BolA family protein, which yields MNPTDVEELIESELEDAEAEVTRARGKHDDDHLAATVVSPAFDGLPLVQQHQQVYDALEGHMTTDIHALELSTYTPAEYEDAA from the coding sequence ATGAACCCAACTGACGTCGAGGAACTCATCGAATCCGAACTTGAGGATGCCGAGGCGGAAGTCACGCGCGCCCGCGGCAAACACGACGACGATCACCTCGCGGCGACGGTCGTCTCCCCCGCGTTCGACGGACTCCCGCTGGTCCAACAACACCAGCAGGTCTACGACGCGCTCGAGGGGCACATGACGACCGATATCCACGCCCTCGAACTGTCGACGTATACACCGGCGGAGTACGAGGACGCCGCGTAA
- a CDS encoding DUF6517 family protein produces the protein MNRRAFIATAGVGGAGLTAGCIGNFLEDLTTYEAIPAEVSNAALEATRYEHDETDRWTDEESVATETVEVTSYANEYSRTIDLSILGLGEIEAGVFGAISTPQVDVAGESYNPVGEMEHDELLADLQDRYGELSIASDTEIDSRELEAVSQTVSVATFEGEATLEDDESVDVFVDISQPDHGDDHLIFAGVYPQDIPDEDDRIDTLIEGVEHEAE, from the coding sequence ATGAACCGCCGCGCATTCATCGCGACAGCCGGCGTCGGGGGCGCGGGACTCACTGCGGGGTGTATCGGGAACTTTCTCGAGGATCTGACCACGTACGAGGCGATCCCGGCGGAGGTTTCGAATGCCGCGCTCGAGGCGACCAGGTACGAACACGACGAGACCGACCGGTGGACCGACGAGGAATCGGTCGCCACCGAAACGGTGGAGGTGACGAGTTACGCAAACGAGTACAGCCGAACGATCGATCTCTCGATCCTCGGACTGGGAGAAATCGAAGCCGGCGTGTTCGGCGCTATCTCGACACCGCAGGTCGACGTTGCAGGAGAGAGTTACAATCCGGTCGGGGAGATGGAACACGACGAACTCCTCGCGGACTTACAGGATCGATACGGAGAGCTTTCGATAGCGAGCGATACCGAAATCGATAGTCGAGAACTCGAGGCCGTATCCCAGACGGTATCGGTGGCGACCTTCGAAGGCGAAGCGACGCTCGAGGACGACGAGAGCGTCGACGTGTTCGTCGATATCAGCCAGCCCGATCACGGCGACGACCACCTGATTTTCGCGGGCGTCTATCCGCAGGACATTCCGGACGAAGACGACCGCATCGACACCCTGATCGAGGGCGTCGAGCACGAGGCCGAATAG
- a CDS encoding PH domain-containing protein — protein sequence MESLNTRIRLLWIAQGAIGAAVLGAILVGIDRVIPNVDVPVAAIAGVVAVAGLLAIAYAIRLYQRWQFELQDDALYLERGVVTFVETAVPFVRVQHVDTQFGPIERALGLSSVVVYTAGSRNADVRVPGLTPDRARRLQDTLRELAIESDTDDAV from the coding sequence ATGGAATCTCTAAATACTCGCATTCGATTGCTGTGGATCGCCCAGGGGGCGATCGGTGCGGCCGTCCTTGGTGCGATCCTCGTCGGCATCGACCGGGTCATTCCGAACGTCGACGTTCCCGTGGCAGCGATAGCCGGCGTCGTTGCGGTCGCCGGCTTGCTCGCGATCGCCTACGCGATCCGGCTCTATCAGCGCTGGCAGTTCGAACTGCAGGACGACGCCCTCTACCTCGAGCGCGGCGTCGTGACGTTCGTCGAGACGGCGGTCCCGTTCGTTCGGGTCCAACACGTCGACACCCAGTTCGGACCGATCGAACGCGCGCTCGGCCTCTCGAGCGTCGTGGTCTATACGGCTGGATCGCGAAACGCGGACGTTCGGGTCCCCGGACTCACGCCCGACCGTGCGCGACGCTTGCAGGATACGCTTCGAGAGCTAGCCATCGAGAGTGACACGGACGACGCAGTATGA
- a CDS encoding PGF-CTERM-anchored ABC transporter substrate-binding protein → MQRKLAVLLTIVLVTSAFAPLAAAGEPTETDASERLGSTSAAQAECEYPAEFTDATGETLSLEQAPDSVVALQPSDAQTMFEIGAEDRLTGMPENPATADLEMGDREAMTDGYDVLVEQVVALDPDLVLAANTTEDGDVDQLQEAGLDVYVFGEGNSIDDVRENVLTTGELVGECDGANQTVEWMDERIELLENATADDTEDRPLAFYDMRGGSTTGTNSFQHEVLTTAGVENLAERVGLERSWGEIDSEQIVEEDPEWIIHPTGEEGEFPFSAGVENTTAYAESNVMAVDNNAMSQPAPRVVFAIEEIVQNIYPDSYAEIEADLANIDDEQRVYDPSEPGDSTEDDGGEPNDDGESIPGFGVPVAVAALLAVSAFALRRR, encoded by the coding sequence ATGCAACGGAAACTGGCAGTATTATTGACCATTGTCCTCGTTACGTCGGCGTTCGCGCCGCTGGCCGCGGCCGGTGAGCCCACCGAAACCGACGCGAGCGAACGGCTGGGTTCGACCAGCGCGGCGCAAGCTGAGTGCGAGTACCCAGCAGAGTTTACCGACGCGACGGGCGAGACCCTCTCGCTCGAGCAAGCGCCCGATTCCGTCGTCGCGCTCCAGCCGAGCGACGCGCAGACGATGTTCGAAATCGGTGCCGAGGATCGACTGACTGGAATGCCCGAAAATCCAGCAACTGCCGACCTCGAGATGGGTGACAGAGAGGCGATGACGGACGGCTACGACGTCCTCGTCGAACAGGTCGTCGCGCTCGATCCCGACCTCGTCCTCGCCGCCAACACGACCGAGGACGGAGACGTCGATCAGCTTCAAGAGGCCGGACTCGACGTCTACGTCTTCGGCGAAGGCAACTCGATCGACGACGTTCGGGAGAACGTACTCACTACGGGCGAACTGGTCGGCGAGTGCGACGGCGCAAATCAAACGGTCGAATGGATGGACGAGCGGATCGAACTCCTCGAGAACGCGACGGCTGACGATACCGAGGACCGACCGCTCGCGTTCTACGACATGCGCGGGGGATCGACCACTGGAACGAACTCCTTCCAGCATGAAGTGCTCACCACTGCCGGCGTTGAGAACCTGGCCGAGCGGGTCGGCCTCGAGCGGTCGTGGGGCGAAATCGACTCGGAACAGATCGTCGAGGAGGATCCCGAGTGGATTATTCACCCCACCGGCGAGGAGGGAGAATTCCCGTTCAGCGCCGGCGTTGAGAACACGACGGCCTACGCCGAGAGTAACGTGATGGCCGTCGATAACAACGCGATGAGCCAACCCGCCCCGCGGGTCGTCTTCGCGATCGAAGAGATCGTTCAGAACATCTACCCCGATTCCTACGCCGAAATCGAGGCGGACTTGGCGAACATCGACGATGAACAACGGGTGTACGACCCAAGTGAACCCGGTGATTCGACAGAAGATGACGGCGGCGAACCGAACGACGACGGTGAGTCGATCCCCGGATTCGGCGTTCCGGTCGCCGTCGCGGCCCTGCTCGCGGTGAGCGCGTTCGCACTCCGCCGACGCTAG
- a CDS encoding presenilin family intramembrane aspartyl protease PSH: MNQRARMVLAVGVTVLLFLTVQFGALALVEPFHDADRQAVDDPTDPTNSAIYFAVILVATGLMLAAFKYDAERLIRGLIIAVSGMLAYYVFTEVLPPAVSVGSVNALALVAAIGVAGALFVYPEWYVIDIAGVVMAAGAAGLFGISFGLLPAILFLAVLAVYDAISVYKTEHMLDLADGVMDLNIPVIFIIPTSLPYSYLAEGSTDGVLEDDSSATTDAPSTPDSSAIGGSSTTNDSSDADNPTATDGSSATAGSDDDRETGRDALFIGLGDAVIPTILVASAAFFLEEGAIDVPGIALNVPALGAVIGTTAGLLVLMYMVTKGRAHAGLPLLNGGAIAGYLVGALATGVQISTALGL, translated from the coding sequence ATGAACCAACGGGCACGAATGGTCCTCGCCGTCGGGGTGACGGTCCTGCTGTTTCTCACCGTCCAGTTCGGCGCGCTGGCGCTGGTAGAGCCGTTCCACGACGCCGACCGACAGGCGGTCGACGACCCCACGGACCCGACCAATAGCGCGATCTACTTCGCCGTTATTCTCGTCGCAACCGGACTCATGCTGGCGGCGTTCAAGTACGACGCCGAACGCCTGATTCGGGGGTTGATAATCGCCGTGAGCGGAATGCTCGCTTACTACGTCTTCACCGAGGTCCTCCCGCCAGCGGTTTCGGTCGGTTCGGTGAATGCGCTCGCGCTCGTCGCCGCCATCGGCGTCGCCGGCGCGCTCTTCGTCTATCCGGAGTGGTACGTCATCGACATCGCTGGAGTGGTGATGGCCGCCGGTGCCGCCGGACTGTTCGGCATCAGCTTCGGATTGCTCCCGGCGATCCTGTTTCTCGCCGTGCTGGCGGTCTACGACGCGATCAGCGTCTACAAAACCGAGCACATGCTGGACCTCGCAGACGGCGTGATGGACCTCAACATCCCGGTGATCTTCATCATCCCGACGAGTCTCCCCTACTCCTACCTCGCCGAGGGCAGCACTGACGGCGTTCTCGAGGACGACTCGAGTGCCACCACCGACGCACCTTCGACCCCTGACTCGAGTGCGATCGGCGGTTCGAGCACAACTAACGACTCGAGTGACGCCGACAATCCGACTGCCACCGATGGCTCGAGTGCCACGGCCGGTTCGGACGACGACCGAGAAACCGGACGGGACGCCCTCTTTATCGGCCTCGGCGATGCCGTCATCCCGACGATCCTGGTCGCAAGCGCCGCGTTCTTCCTCGAGGAAGGGGCGATCGACGTTCCGGGGATCGCGTTGAACGTCCCGGCGCTCGGAGCCGTGATCGGCACCACCGCCGGCCTTCTCGTCTTGATGTATATGGTCACGAAAGGCAGAGCACACGCCGGCTTACCCTTACTCAACGGCGGTGCGATCGCCGGCTATCTCGTCGGTGCTCTCGCGACCGGCGTACAGATTTCGACGGCGCTTGGACTGTAA